The Streptomyces vinaceus genome contains the following window.
CTGCCCGGCCGCGGCGGGGAGCCCGCGCGGTACGACGTACGGCTGACCCTGGCTGAGGACTCGGCGCTGCGGTGGCTGCCGGAGCCGCTGGTCTCCGTAAGCGGCAGCGACCTGCGGGTCCGCACGCGCGCCGAACTCGCGCCCACGGCCCGGCTGCTGCTGCGCGAGGAGCAGGTGCTGGGCCGTTGGGGGGAGGAGCCGGGACTGCTGCGCAGCCGGCTCACCGTGACCCGGGGCGGGGGCCCGCTGCTGGACCAGGAGCTGGCCTGCGGGCCGGGGGCGCCCGGTGGCTGGGACGGTCCGGCGGGGCTCGCGGGCCACCGGGCGCTCGGTCAGCTCCTGGTCGTCGACCCGGCGTTCGCCGGATCGGCGCCGGCCGCCGCCGTACTCGGGGAGTTCGCGGCCGTCACCCCGCTGGCCGGTCCCGCCGTCCTGGTGACGGCTCTTGCGCCGGACGCCCTGCGGCTGCGCGAGGTACTCGACGCGGCGTGTCGCACCTATGGCTGGTAACGGCTGCGCGAACCTGGGACGAATGGGACACCGCTCAGCGGTACACGCCTCCCCGGTTATCGGGTTGGCAAAGAACAGGACCTCGCTCTGTTGTCAGGTGTAGGTCAGGCGAAAGGATCGCCCCTGTTCGACCGACCGACCGACCCGACCAACCCGGCCCTCTCCGGCCGGGTCTGACGCAGGGGGAACAACCACGTGATACGTACTGCGGCGCTGGGGAGCGCTGCCACTCTGATCACCGGAGCACTGGCCGCGGGCCTGCTGCTGGCCACGCCGGCCGCCGCCGCCCCGACCGGCCAGAACAGCGGGTTCCCGGAGGCGCTGGGTGTCCAGCTCGCCGCCGCCCGCGCCGCCGCCACCGGAGTCGAGTGGAAGGACTGCCCCGCCGACTGGGGCTTCGAGGCCCCGATCCAGTGCGGCTGGGTCAAGGTCCCGCTGGACTACTCCAAGCCGTTCGGCAAGACCATCGACCTCGCCGTCGACCGGATCGGCAGCACCGGCACCAAGGAGGAGCGCCAGGGCGCGCTCGTCTACAACCCGGGCGGCCCCGGCGGCTCCGGCATGCGCTTCCCGCGCCGGGTCACCACCAAGAGCCCGCTGTGGGTCAACACCTCCAAGGCCTACGACTTCGTGGGCTTCGACCCCCGCGGTGTCGGCCACTCCGCCCCGATCTCCTGCATCGACCCGCAGGAGTTCGTCAAGGCGCCCAAGGCCGACCCGGTCCCGTCGGGCGAGGCGGACAAGCGCGCCCAGCGCAAGCTGGCCGCCGAGTACGCGGACGGCTGCAAGGAGCGCAGCGGCGAGATGCTGCCGCACATGACCACGCCGAACACCGCGCGCGACCTGGACGTCATCCGGGCCGCCCTCGGTGAGAAGAAGCTGAACTACCTCGGCGTCTCCTACGGCACCTACCTGGGCGGCGTCTACGCGACGCTCTTCCCGACCCACGTGCGCCGCATGATCGTCGACAGCGTGGTCAACCCGGACACGGACAACATCTGGTACCAGGCCAACCTGGACCAGGACGTCGCCTTCCAGACGCGCTGGAACGACTGGCAGGACTGGGTCGCCAAGTACGACTCCGTCTTCCACCTCGGCGACACCCGCGCCAAGGTCGAGGCCAAGTACCAGCAGCTGCGCGCTCAGGCCAAGGCCAACCCGCTCGGCGGCGTCGTCGGCCCGAACGAGCTCATCGGCTTCTTCCAGGGCGCCCCGTACTACGACTCCTCGTGGGTCCCGGTCGCGCAGGCGTTCAGCGCCTGGGCCGCCGGTGACGAGAAGCCGCTGATCGAGGCCATCGCCCCGGACATGTCGGACACCAAGGGCAACGCGGCGTCCGAGAACAGCAACGCCGTCTACACCGCGGTCGAGTGCGCCGATGCCAAGTGGCCCACCAGCTGGGCCAAGTGGGACCGGGACAACACGAAGCTGAACGAGAAGTACCCCTTCCTCACCTGGTCCAACGCGTGGATGAACCTGCCCTGCGCGACCTGGAAGTCCAAGCAGAGCAACCCGATCGAGGTCGGTGCCAAGCGCGGTCTGCCGCCGGTCCTGATCGTCCAGTCCGAGCGTGACGCCGCCACGCCGTACGAGGGTGGCGTCGAGCTGCACCGCCGCCTCGCCGGTTCGCGTCTGATCACCGAGCAGAACGCCGGCTCGCACGGTGTCACCAGCCTGGTGAACCCCTGCATCAACACCCGGGTGGACGCCTACCTGCTGACCGGCAAGGTCGACGCCAAGGACGTGAAGTGCGGCCCGCACGCCACACCGGTTCCCCCGGCCCCGGCCGCGGCCCGCTCGCTGGAGAAGGCTCCGGCCTCGGCGCTCCCGGCGCTGGAGGAGCTGCCGGCCGTCCGCTAGCGGACGGCGCCGGCGGAGCGGCACCGTAGGAGAATCAGCACGGGAGAAGGCTCAGCGCGTCCTGCGCCGGGCCTTCTTCCGCGCTTCCTCCTCCTCCGCCTTGACCTCGGCGGCGTACCGGTCGACGTACTCCTGGCCGGACAGGCCGAGGACCGCGTACATGATCTCGTCGGTCACGGCCCGCAGAACGGCCCGCTCGCCCTCCAGCCCGGCGTACCGGGAGAAGTCCAGCGGCTCGCCGAAGCGGATGGTGACGCGCCGGATGTTCGGGATCTTCTGCCCGGGCGGCTGGATCTCGAAGGTCCCGACCATCGCGCACGGTACGACGGGCACCCCGGCCCCGAGCGCCATCGCGGCCACGCCCACCTTGCCCTTGTAGAGCCGCCCGTCGTGGGAGCGGGTGCCCTCCGGGTAGATGCCGAGCAGCTCGCCCCTGGCCAGCACGCCGAGCCCCTCGCGCAGCGCGGCCTGCCCGGCGTCCTTGCCCGAGCGGTCCACCGGGATCTGCCCGGCGCTGCGGAAGAAGAACGCGGTCAGCTTCCCCTTCACGCCGGGTCCGGTGAAGTACTCGGCCTTCGCGAGGAAGGTGATCCGGCGTTTCAGGATGGCGGGCATCAGGAAGTGGTCGGAGAACGACAGGTGGTTGCCCGCGACGATCGCGGCCCCCTCCTCGGGGATGTTCTCCAGTCCCTCGATGCGCGGCCGGAACAGCAGCCGGAGCAGCGGACCGAGCAGCACGTGCTTGAGCAAGCTGTAGAACACCGGGGCGTTTTCCCTTCACCTGGGGTCAGGTCAGTGTGCCGGACACGGTGCCGGATGGGCATGGCGAACCAGAATCCCACCGGCCGGCACAGGACGACCGCGGTCGGCGGACCGGCCCGGGGCGGGCTCAGGACCAGCCGGGGAGCCTGACTTCCTTCGCCTCATAGCACGGACGGCGTCGCCGGGGGTTCATGTGAGGACCGATCGGAATCGGCCGAAGGAGCCGGGCCTGGCAAGGGGGGCGCCCGCGGCGGGAGGGGCGGAGGGATCGGACGGGGCGCGCAGGCGCCGGTTCAGGTCTTGCGGGAGGCTGCCATGCCGGCGGTCAGCAGGCCGAGGACGACCCAGCCGAACCACAGCCAGCCATTGCTGCCGAGGGCCACGGAGTACGTGGCGACGGCCACCAGAGCGGCGAAGGTCATGACGGCCATCGCCTTAACGGATCCGGTCATGCCCCATGGTCGCGCGCGAAGGTGCCGGCGCGCTACTGGCCACGCGCTTGGAGCGAGGCGAGATAGGAGTTGTACGCCTCCAGCTCCTGGTCGCCGTCACGGTCCGCGGCCCGGTCCGCGCGCTTCGCGGCCCGCTGCTCGGAGTGGTACCACTGGTAGACCAGCGCGATCAGGACCAGCACGGACGGGATCTCGCTGAAGGCCCAGGCGATGCCGCCGCCCCACTGCTGGTCGAGCAGCGGGTCGATGCCGAGGGAGGCCGGCGGGTTCGCGTACGTCTTGATCATCGGCTCGCTCGCCATCATCAGGGCGATGCCGAAGAAGGCGTGGAACGGCATGCCGGCGAAGAGCTCCAGCATCCGCATCACGTAGCCGGGACGGTGCGGGCCCGGGTCCACGCCCATGATCGGCCAGAAGAAGACCAGGCCGACGGCCAGGAAGTGCACCATCATGCCGATGTGCCCGGCCTTGCTCTCCATCAGGAAGTCGAAGATCGGGGTGAAGTAGAGGGCGTAGAGGCTGGCGATGAACAGGGGGATCGTGAACACCGGGTGGGTGATCACCTTCATGTACCGGCTGTGCAGCAGCATCAGCAGCAGCTCACGGGGGCCCTTGTGGCCGCGGGCGGCGGGCGGCAGCGCGCGCAGCGCCAGGGTCACCGGCGCGCCCAGCAGGAGCAGGATCGGGGAGAGCATGCTGATGACCATGTGCTGGACCATGTGCACGCTGAACATGACCATGCCGTAGTCGTTCAGCTTGGTGCACATCACCAGGGCGACGCTCAGCACTCCGGCGGTGAAGGCGATGGTCCGGCCCGGCGGCCAGGCGTCCCCGCGGCGGCGCAGCCGCACCACGCCCCACAGGTACAGGCCGAGGCCGACCAGCGAGCCGATCAGGAAGAACGCGTCGAAGGAGAACTCCAGCCCGCGCCCGAGAGTGAACGGCGGCAGGTCCATGTTCATGTCCATGTCCATGCCGTGACCGCTGTGATCCATCTGTTCACTCCCTTGACCTGTGGTGCCCCACCACAGTAGTGCCGCCCCCGGGCGCGAACGCGTCCGGGGGCGGCACTACGGGATATCGCAGCAGAAGGGGGGAAACATCACAGAACGTTCTGCGCCTCGGAGTAGCGCTCCGCCGGGACCGTCTTCAGGGTCTGCACGGCGTCGGCGAGCGGGACCATCTCGATGTCGGTGCCGCGCAGCGCGGTCAGCATCCCGAACTCACCGCGGTGCGCCGCCTCGACCGCATGCCAGCCGAAGCGGGTGGCCAGGACCCGGTCGTACGCGGTCGGCGTACCGCCGCGCTGGACGTGGCCCAGGATGACCGGACGGGCCTCCTTGCCCAGGCGCCGCTCCAGCTCGACGGCGAGCAGGTTGCCGATGCCGGCGAAGCGCTCGTGCCCGTACTGGTCGGTGCCGCCCTCCTGGAAGTCCATGGAGCCGGCGCGCGGCTTGGCGCCCTCGGCGACCACGACGATCGCGAACCGCTTGCCCGCCGAGAAGCGCTCGCCGACGATCGCCGTCAGCTCGTCGATGTCGAAGGGGCGCTCCGGGACGATGATGGCGTGTGCGCCGGCGGCCATGCCCGAGTGCAGTGCGATCCAGCCGGTGTGGCGGCCCATGACCTCGACGACCATCACGCGCTGGTGGGACTCGGCGGTGGTCTTCAGCCGGTCCAGGGCCTCGGTGGCGACCCCGACGGCGGTGTCGAAGCCGAACGTGACGTCCGTCGAGGCGATGTCGTTGTCGATGGTCTTCGGGACGCCCACGATCGGCAGACCGGCCTGCGAGAGCAGGTTGGCCGCCTTCAGGGTGCCCTCGCCGCCGATCGGGATGATGGCGTCCAGGCCGAGGTCGGCGACGTGCCCGCGGGCCCGCTCCACGCCGTCGCGCAGGTGCGCGGGCTGCACCCGCGAGGAACCCAGGATGGTGCCGCCGCGGGCCAGGATGCCGGCCACGGCGTCGAGGTCCAGCTTGCGGTAGTCGCACTCCAGCAGGCCGCGCCAGCCGTCGTGGAAGCCGATGACCTCGTCGCCGTGGTCGACGACGGCGCGGTGGACGACGGAACGGATGACGGCATTGAGGCCGGGGCAGTCGCCGCCGGAAGTGAGCACACCAATGCGCATGGCAGGAAGACCTTTGCAACGTGGGCCGACGACCGGACCACGTCGTCCGGTTGGAACTACGGCCACCCTACAAGTGGTGGAGAGGTGGGCTGAACCATCCTCCACATGCTGGTCGTACTCGTCGTACGAAACCACGTCGGCCCGGTTCCCCCAAGGGAAAACCGGGCCGAACACATGATGGCGGGGCCGCCCCGATGAGCGGTCCGCGCGGTGCTACGCGGGCTGGGTCGCCGCCGCGATGCGCTCGGCGCGCAGCGCCTCGTACCAGCGGTCGTCGATGGGCGGCAGCGCGTTCACGTCGAGGGCCAGCTTCAGCAGCAGGTCCGCGATCTGCGGGTTGCGGGCCATCACGGGACCGTGCATGTAGGTGCCGAAGACCGTGTCGTTGTACGCGCCCTCGGTGCCGTCGCCGGTGCCGTTGCCCCGGCCCATCGTGACCCGGGCGAACGGGCGGGCCGTCGGGCCGAGCTGGGTGACGCCCTGGTGGTTCTCGAAGCCCGTCAGCTGCGGCAGGTTCAGGCGCGGGTCGATGTCCGCGAGGACGTCGCCGACGCACCGCTCGCCCGTGCCGCGCACGGTGACCACGTCCAGCAGGCCGAGGCCCTCCTGGCGTTCGCCCATGTCGTTGACGAACTCGTTGCCGAGGATCTGGTAGCCGGCGCAGACGGAGAAGACGATCGCCCCGTTCGAGACGGCCCGCTCCAGACCGCCGTCGCGCAGCAGGCGCTCCGCGGCGAGCCGCTGCGGGCGGTCCTCACCGCCGCCGATCAGGTAGATGTCGCCCGACGTGGGGATGGGCTGGTCGCTGCGCACGTCCACGCGCTGCACGTCCAAGCCGCGCTGGCGGGCCCGGCGCTCCACCACGAGGGCGTTGCCCTGGTCTCCGTACGTGCTCAGCAGGTCCGGGTAGACCCACACCAGACGCAGGCTGTTGTCGCTCATGCTCTTTTCCTCTGCGGTTCAGGTGAGAGTTCTAGTTGCCGACGCGGCGGCGCACGTCCTGGAAGGCGGTGTAGTTGGCGATCAGCTCGATCTGCCCGGGCGGCGCCAGCTGCACGGCCTCGTCGAGGGTCTCGCACACGCGGAAGTCCAGGCCCGCGACCTCCAGGCGGACCGCGAGGTCCAGCTTGCGGTCGCCGATCACGAAGATCGGGTGCCCGGCCAGCCGCGGGTAGTCCACGTCCCACAGCCAGGAGGTGTCCGTGCCGTCGGCGCCGCGCGCGTTCACCGAGAGGATCACCGGGGTCGGCGGCGGGTCGATCAGCGAAAACGTTTCGAGCCAGCCCGCCGGGTTCTTCGCGAGCAGCAGGCGCAGCTCACGGCCCTGGAAGGTGATCACGTCGTAGCGGCCGGCGACGGCCTGCACCTGGTACATGCGCTCCAGCGCCACCTGCGGCGGGACGCCGAAGACGGCGGCCACGGCGGCCGAGGTGGCGGCGTTCGCCTTGTTGGCGCGGCCGGGCAGCTGGAGGTGGATCGGCCAGGCCGAGCCGTGCGGGTCCAGTACGTGGTCCCCGGACAGCACCCAGCTCGGGGTGGGGCGCCGGAACCCGCACTCGCCGCAGAACCAGTCGTCCCCGGGGCGCTGCATGACGCCACCGCAGGAGGGGCACGACCAGGCGTCGTCCTTCCACTCCTGGCCGGCGGCGACCCACACCACGTTCTGCGAGGAGGAGGCCGACCACACGATGAGCGGGTCGTCGCAGTTGGCGACGATGACGGCCTTGGAGCCCTGGAGGCCCTCGCGCCACTTCTCCGCGAGCATGCGGGTCTCGGCGGCGCGGTCCAGCTGGTCGCGGGAGAGGTTCAGCAGGGCGATCACCTTGGGGGTGACGTCCCGGGCCACTCCGGCGAGGTACTTCTCGTCCACCTCGATGACGCCGTACTTGGCGTCCGAGCCGCCCGCGAGGGCGGAGGTGATGCCGGCCGGCATGTTCGCGCCGAGGGCGTTGGAGACGACCGGACCGCTGGCCCGCAGGGCCTCGGCGATCAGCCGGGTCGTCGTGGTCTTGCCGTTCGTCGCGGAGACGAGGACGACGTCGAGATGCTGCGCGAGCGCTCCGAGGAGATCGGGGTCGAGTTTGAGTGCGACCTTCCCGCCGATCACCGATCCGCTTCCGCGTCCCGCGGCCCGCGACACCGCCGCCGCGGCCTTGCCCGCCGTCACGGCCAGCTTGGCCCGCGGCGAAAGCGGCTCTGTGTTGCCTGCCATCGTCCCTTGTCCTCCTTGCGTCGGTCGGCCCCAGCCTATCCAGTACCGGCCGGGGCCTTGACCGCGGCGCCCCAGGGCGCCGCAGATCTCCTCATATATTCGCCCGTCGTACCCTTACGGCCATGCGACAGCGCCCCATCCCCGGTACCACCGGCCTCGTCCGCACCATGAGCCTGCTGGGCGACCCGGTGCTCCACTCGCCGTGCGAGGAGGTCACCGCGTTCGGTCCGGCCCTCGGCCGGCTCGTCGAGGACATGTTCGCGACGATGTACGCCGCCGAGGGCGTCGGCCTCGCCGCGAACCAGATCGGCGTCGGGCAGCGGGTGTTCGTGTACGACTGCCCCGACGACGAGGACGTGCGCCACGTCGGGCACATCGTCAACCCCCGCCTCGTGGCGGCCGACGGGGACGAGTTCCGCGGCCCCGAGGGGTGCCTGTCGCTGCCCGGTCTGGAGGCGGGCACCGTCCGGTTCGACCGCGCGGTCGTCGAGGGGGTCACCTCCGACGGCGCGCCCGTACGGATCGAGGGGACCGGCTTCTTCGCGCGCTGCCTCCAGCACGAGTGCGACCACCTCGACGGCACGGTCTACGCGGACCGGGTCACGGGTCTGCGTGCCCGGCGGCTGCGGCGGGCGATCCGCAAGACGCCGTGGGGCGCGCGGGCCGCGGCGGCCGCTCGGAGCTGAGCGGCGGTTCCCGCCCGGGAGCCCCTAGAACCCCGGGCCGTCCACGCGGTTGCCGGCCGTGGCCAGCCGGCCCCACAGCAGGTCGGTGAGTCCGGTGACCAACTCCGCGCGCTCGCAGGGGCGCTCGCCGAGCCACCAGTCGCCGGCGGCGTGCATCATGCCGACGATCCCGTGGCCCCAGATCCGGGCCAGGCGCTCGCCGCCGGGGCCGAGGTCCACCCGCTCGCCGATGACGTCGGCGAGCTCCTCGCCGAGCCGGCGCAGCAGCGGGGCCGAGTGCACGCCCACGTCGAAGCCCTTCTCGGCGGCCTGGGAGTCCTCGGCGGGATGCATGAGGAACCGGTAGACCTGCGGCCGGGCCTCGATGGCCGCGAGGTAGGTGTCGAGGGTGGACTCCACGCGGCTGCGGCGCTCGGCGGGGGCGTCGAGCGCGGCCCGCAGCGAGTCGAGCAGCGCGTCGGTGTGCCGGACGGCGAGGGCCTGGTAGAGCCCGGCCTTGTCGCCGAAGTGCCGGTAGAGGATCGGCTTGGTGATGCCGGCCTCCGCCGCGATGGCGTTCATGGACGCCTTGGGCCCGTCCCTGAGGACGACCCGGTCGGCCGCTTCGAGCAGCTCCCGCCTGCGGCGCTCGGCCGTTCCCGGTTCGCCGGCCTGCTGAGTGGTCTCCATGACGTGTTTCTCTCCCCGCCCTTGCGATGGTGCGTGACGCCCACGCAACGTAACACCCCGCACACCCTCGCGATCGAATCGGCCGCCGCGCCCCCGGCTCGGCCGTGACGCTGCTTGACAGTGGCTACTCACCGGTAACACACTGTGGCCACCGTATGGGTTACCGCTAGTAACACACTGGTGGACGCACAGCTGGAGGGGAACATGGCGGAGTTCACCATGGAGCTCAATGACGACCAGAAGCAGGTACGCGACTGGATCCACGGCTTCGCGGCCGAGGTGATCCGGCCCGCCGCCGCGGAATGGGACGAGCGCGAAGAGACTCCGTGGCCCGTCATCCAGGAGGCCGCGAAGGTCGGGATCTACTCGCTCGACTTCTACGCCCAGCAGTTCTTCGACCCTACCGGCCTGGGCATCCCGATGGCCATGGAGGAGCTGTTCTGGGGCGACGCGGGCATCGCCCTGTCGATCGTCGGTACCGGGCTCGCGGCCATCGGCGTCGTCGCCAACGGCACCGAGGAGCAGATCGGGACCTGGATCCCGCAGATGTACGGCACCCCCGACGACGTGAAGGTCGCCGCCTTCTGCTCCTCCGAGCCGGACGCCGGATCCGACGTCGGCTCGATGCGCACCCGCGCCGTCTACGACCAGGCCAAGGACGAGTGGGTGCTCAACGGCACCAAGACCTGGGCGACCAACGGCGGCATCGCCAACGTCCACATCGTCGTCGCCGTGGTCGACCCCGACCTCGGCACCAAGGGCCACGCCTCCTTCATCGTGCCGCCGAACACCCCGGGCCTGTCCCAGGGCCAGAAGTTCAAGAAGCACGGCATCCGCGCCTCGCACACCGCCGAGGTGGTCCTGGAGGACGTCCGCGTCCCCGGCTCCTGCCTGCTCGGCGGCAAGGAGAAGCTGGACGAGCGGCTCGCGCGGGCCCACGAACGGGCCAGGGCCGGCGGCGCCGGCGAGCGTGTGAAGAACGCGGCCATGGCCACCTTCGAGGCCTCCCGCCCGGCCGTCGGCGCCATGGCCGTCGGCACGGCGCGCGCCGCGTACGAGGTCGCCCTCGACTACGCCAAGACCCGTACGCAGTTCGGCCGTCCGATCATCGACAACCAGGGGGTGGCCTTCCAGCTCGCCGACATGCGGACCTCCATCGACGCGGCGCGGCTGCTCGTGTGGCGGGCCTCCTGGATGGCCGTCGCGGGCAAGCCCTTCACCTCCGCCGAGGGCTCCATGTCGAAGCTGTTCGCGAGCGAGGTCGCCAAGAAGGTGACCGCGCAGGCGGTCCAGATCCTCGGCGGCAACGGCTTCACCCGCGAGTACCCGGTGGAGCGCATGCACCGCGACAGCGCCATTTACACCATCTTCGAGGGCACCAGCGAGATCCAGCGCCTCGTGATCGCCCGCACGATCTCGCAGATGCCGATCCGCTAGCGGCCCGGCGCCGACCCGCCGTGCCTCACGACCGGGTCCGCCCGTGCACGGGCGTGAGGCACAGCGAGTGCGGGTCCTCGACCCACTGGTCGGGGACGCTGATCAGGTCGCCGTCGGCGCAGTCCGCGCCGCCGGTGCCGCGCTCCTTGGTGACCAGGTACGCGGCCAGCGGGGAACCGCAGGGCTCCGGAATCAGCTTCTCGTTGCGCAGTTGGTCCGCGTCGCGCACGCACGTCCCGATGGCCGGCCCGGTCGGCGGCCCGTCGTCCCCGGCCGCCAGGCCCAGCAGTACGAGGAGGGGCGGCGCCAAGGCGATCAGCACGGCCGCCGTCAGGAAGACCAGCGCCGGCGGCCGGCGCCACAGCGGCCTGCCGGGGCTCAGTGAGGGCACGATGGCGCCGGCGGGGGGAGCGAGCCTGAGGAACCGCGACCGTGCGCCGAGGTTCATCAGCAGGGTGACGGGCGTGATGAACACGGAGAGCGGGCCCCACCAGCCCTGCCACAGCGTGTCCGCGGACATCTTCCGGTAGGTGGCGAGCCCGCAGTCGCGGCAGAACGGCCCCTCCTGGCGCAGGAACCGCATCAGCACCAGCATGCCCTGATGCCCGCGCACGGTGGCCCGCGCGGCCGGCTGGGCCCCGCACACGCGGCAGCCGTACGGGGCCTGCGGCACCGGCCCGTGGCCGTACGGGACCGCCTGCGGCGGCACCCCGTACGGGAGGTGGGGGCCGCCCTGCTGCGGGCCGTACGGGTGGTAGGGGCCGGCGCCGTGCTGCGGTGGCGGAGTGGCCACGGATCTCTCCTCGGGTCTCGCGGTGATCAAAGGGTGCTCGGTGATCACGGCACCCTAGCCCGCGCCGTCATGCCCGCAGCAGCCGGGCGAGGGCCCGTGAGAAGAGCAGCCGGCCGGCCGCCGCGACCAGGGGGTCGAAGCGGCGGCCCAGGCCGCGTACGCGCAGCTCCTCGCGCCACTCCACCACCGATCCGCCGGCCGGACCGGGGCGGACCTCGATCTCCGCCCAGCCCGTGACCGCGCGGCCGCGCTTCTCCAGCCGGACCAGTCCCGGCGAGGCGTCGGCCGGGGGCCGCCAGAGCACGACTTCCATGGGGTCGTCGAACGTGATCCTGCCCACTCCCGTGCGCGCCGTGAAGCGCGTTCCGGCGCGCGTGGGCGGCGCCGTCCCGATGATCGTCCGCGTGAGCGGAACCTGGGCGCCGTGGCGTTCCCAGTCCGTGACCCGCAGCCACGCGGCGGCGGGCCGGAGAGGGGTTCGGTGAACGATCCGAATACCGGGCATGAGCGCATGGTAAGCGGGCATACACACCCTGAACTGGATCCCCGATATGGGTTCCGTCCGGGGGCGGCGATCAGCAATACTCACCGCCACCGTGGATCGCGGATTCGACCGGGTGACCACCGGCCCTCCCGCCCCACACTGCGAGGAGGTGCGCCATGTGCTCCCACCAGCCCCCCTGCCCGTCCGCCGACAGCGCCGACCACGACGCCGCCCGCACCGTGGCCTTCCGCCCAGAACAGGGCTGGAGCCTGCTCTGCAACGGCCTGGTGGTCTTCGACGACACCGGTGAGCTGCTCCCCGACGGCCGTGCGGTGGAACCCCGCCGCCCGGCCCTGGTCTGAGCGAGGAGGCCGCATGCGCCAGCAGCTGATCCGCAAGCCCGTCCCCAAGCCCGCCCCACGAGACCTGGACCTGCGCACACCGTCGGGCAGACCCCTCCCGTACTGACGGGAGCCCCGGCGTTACGCGGCCCCACCGGCTGGAGTTCAGCCGGTGGACGCCGCCGCGCCCCCCAGGAACGCGGCCTCGAAGGCCTCGTCGCC
Protein-coding sequences here:
- the def gene encoding peptide deformylase; its protein translation is MRQRPIPGTTGLVRTMSLLGDPVLHSPCEEVTAFGPALGRLVEDMFATMYAAEGVGLAANQIGVGQRVFVYDCPDDEDVRHVGHIVNPRLVAADGDEFRGPEGCLSLPGLEAGTVRFDRAVVEGVTSDGAPVRIEGTGFFARCLQHECDHLDGTVYADRVTGLRARRLRRAIRKTPWGARAAAAARS
- a CDS encoding alpha/beta hydrolase, with amino-acid sequence MIRTAALGSAATLITGALAAGLLLATPAAAAPTGQNSGFPEALGVQLAAARAAATGVEWKDCPADWGFEAPIQCGWVKVPLDYSKPFGKTIDLAVDRIGSTGTKEERQGALVYNPGGPGGSGMRFPRRVTTKSPLWVNTSKAYDFVGFDPRGVGHSAPISCIDPQEFVKAPKADPVPSGEADKRAQRKLAAEYADGCKERSGEMLPHMTTPNTARDLDVIRAALGEKKLNYLGVSYGTYLGGVYATLFPTHVRRMIVDSVVNPDTDNIWYQANLDQDVAFQTRWNDWQDWVAKYDSVFHLGDTRAKVEAKYQQLRAQAKANPLGGVVGPNELIGFFQGAPYYDSSWVPVAQAFSAWAAGDEKPLIEAIAPDMSDTKGNAASENSNAVYTAVECADAKWPTSWAKWDRDNTKLNEKYPFLTWSNAWMNLPCATWKSKQSNPIEVGAKRGLPPVLIVQSERDAATPYEGGVELHRRLAGSRLITEQNAGSHGVTSLVNPCINTRVDAYLLTGKVDAKDVKCGPHATPVPPAPAAARSLEKAPASALPALEELPAVR
- a CDS encoding type 1 glutamine amidotransferase; its protein translation is MSDNSLRLVWVYPDLLSTYGDQGNALVVERRARQRGLDVQRVDVRSDQPIPTSGDIYLIGGGEDRPQRLAAERLLRDGGLERAVSNGAIVFSVCAGYQILGNEFVNDMGERQEGLGLLDVVTVRGTGERCVGDVLADIDPRLNLPQLTGFENHQGVTQLGPTARPFARVTMGRGNGTGDGTEGAYNDTVFGTYMHGPVMARNPQIADLLLKLALDVNALPPIDDRWYEALRAERIAAATQPA
- a CDS encoding 6-phosphofructokinase; this encodes MRIGVLTSGGDCPGLNAVIRSVVHRAVVDHGDEVIGFHDGWRGLLECDYRKLDLDAVAGILARGGTILGSSRVQPAHLRDGVERARGHVADLGLDAIIPIGGEGTLKAANLLSQAGLPIVGVPKTIDNDIASTDVTFGFDTAVGVATEALDRLKTTAESHQRVMVVEVMGRHTGWIALHSGMAAGAHAIIVPERPFDIDELTAIVGERFSAGKRFAIVVVAEGAKPRAGSMDFQEGGTDQYGHERFAGIGNLLAVELERRLGKEARPVILGHVQRGGTPTAYDRVLATRFGWHAVEAAHRGEFGMLTALRGTDIEMVPLADAVQTLKTVPAERYSEAQNVL
- a CDS encoding lysophospholipid acyltransferase family protein — translated: MFYSLLKHVLLGPLLRLLFRPRIEGLENIPEEGAAIVAGNHLSFSDHFLMPAILKRRITFLAKAEYFTGPGVKGKLTAFFFRSAGQIPVDRSGKDAGQAALREGLGVLARGELLGIYPEGTRSHDGRLYKGKVGVAAMALGAGVPVVPCAMVGTFEIQPPGQKIPNIRRVTIRFGEPLDFSRYAGLEGERAVLRAVTDEIMYAVLGLSGQEYVDRYAAEVKAEEEEARKKARRRTR
- a CDS encoding cytochrome c oxidase assembly protein — its product is MDHSGHGMDMDMNMDLPPFTLGRGLEFSFDAFFLIGSLVGLGLYLWGVVRLRRRGDAWPPGRTIAFTAGVLSVALVMCTKLNDYGMVMFSVHMVQHMVISMLSPILLLLGAPVTLALRALPPAARGHKGPRELLLMLLHSRYMKVITHPVFTIPLFIASLYALYFTPIFDFLMESKAGHIGMMVHFLAVGLVFFWPIMGVDPGPHRPGYVMRMLELFAGMPFHAFFGIALMMASEPMIKTYANPPASLGIDPLLDQQWGGGIAWAFSEIPSVLVLIALVYQWYHSEQRAAKRADRAADRDGDQELEAYNSYLASLQARGQ
- a CDS encoding MurT ligase domain-containing protein, which encodes MAGNTEPLSPRAKLAVTAGKAAAAVSRAAGRGSGSVIGGKVALKLDPDLLGALAQHLDVVLVSATNGKTTTTRLIAEALRASGPVVSNALGANMPAGITSALAGGSDAKYGVIEVDEKYLAGVARDVTPKVIALLNLSRDQLDRAAETRMLAEKWREGLQGSKAVIVANCDDPLIVWSASSSQNVVWVAAGQEWKDDAWSCPSCGGVMQRPGDDWFCGECGFRRPTPSWVLSGDHVLDPHGSAWPIHLQLPGRANKANAATSAAVAAVFGVPPQVALERMYQVQAVAGRYDVITFQGRELRLLLAKNPAGWLETFSLIDPPPTPVILSVNARGADGTDTSWLWDVDYPRLAGHPIFVIGDRKLDLAVRLEVAGLDFRVCETLDEAVQLAPPGQIELIANYTAFQDVRRRVGN
- a CDS encoding urease accessory protein UreD — encoded protein: MPAPAPPGPVPPAPPGPATTPAGVRATARIAAVADGRGGTALPLLAGEGPLALRRTRGAGAEAGVMLVGAMSAPLGGDHLTVEAAAGPGARLALGSAAATLALPGRGGEPARYDVRLTLAEDSALRWLPEPLVSVSGSDLRVRTRAELAPTARLLLREEQVLGRWGEEPGLLRSRLTVTRGGGPLLDQELACGPGAPGGWDGPAGLAGHRALGQLLVVDPAFAGSAPAAAVLGEFAAVTPLAGPAVLVTALAPDALRLREVLDAACRTYGW
- a CDS encoding TetR family transcriptional regulator, coding for METTQQAGEPGTAERRRRELLEAADRVVLRDGPKASMNAIAAEAGITKPILYRHFGDKAGLYQALAVRHTDALLDSLRAALDAPAERRSRVESTLDTYLAAIEARPQVYRFLMHPAEDSQAAEKGFDVGVHSAPLLRRLGEELADVIGERVDLGPGGERLARIWGHGIVGMMHAAGDWWLGERPCERAELVTGLTDLLWGRLATAGNRVDGPGF